A stretch of Methanobrevibacter sp. YE315 DNA encodes these proteins:
- a CDS encoding ABC transporter ATP-binding protein: protein MSTIIEFKNVNKEYRSGDHILKAMDNVNFTIDEGEFVVILGPSGAGKSTLLNLLGGLDSVTSGQIIVNGSHVESFNDNQLTEYRAKNVGFIFQFYNLIPNLTSLENVELMKDIVDVDIDGLNVLDSVGLKDHASQFPAQLSGGEQQRVSIARAVAKQPTMLLCDEPTGALDSKTGVLILNLLQDMSNNNDTTVVIVTHNAILAEAADKVIRIKNGQIESIAVNENPKKVTDLEW from the coding sequence ATGAGTACAATAATTGAATTTAAAAATGTGAATAAGGAGTATAGGTCCGGAGATCACATTTTGAAAGCTATGGATAATGTGAATTTTACAATAGATGAGGGAGAATTTGTTGTAATATTAGGACCGTCCGGTGCGGGTAAATCCACACTTTTAAACCTTTTAGGCGGTCTTGATAGTGTTACCTCTGGTCAGATTATTGTAAATGGAAGTCATGTTGAATCATTCAATGACAATCAGCTAACTGAGTATAGGGCAAAGAATGTTGGTTTTATTTTCCAGTTTTATAATTTGATTCCAAATTTGACCTCTCTAGAAAATGTTGAATTGATGAAAGACATTGTGGATGTGGATATTGACGGTTTGAATGTTTTGGATTCCGTTGGCCTGAAAGACCATGCAAGTCAGTTTCCAGCACAGTTATCTGGTGGGGAACAGCAAAGGGTGTCTATTGCAAGAGCCGTTGCTAAACAGCCTACAATGCTTTTATGTGATGAGCCAACAGGAGCTTTAGATTCAAAAACAGGTGTTTTAATCTTAAATCTGCTTCAGGATATGAGCAATAACAATGATACTACAGTAGTCATTGTTACACACAACGCAATTTTAGCCGAAGCAGCAGATAAAGTAATCAGGATTAAAAACGGCCAAATTGAAAGTATTGCTGTAAATGAAAATCCAAAAAAGGTCACTGATTTAGAATGGTGA
- the hisA gene encoding 1-(5-phosphoribosyl)-5-[(5-phosphoribosylamino)methylideneamino]imidazole-4-carboxamide isomerase, with protein sequence MSFKKDEMLIMPAVDIKNGKCVQLVQGEPGSEMVEIENPELVAKHWEDLGAKNIHVIDLDGTINGVASFDIIKKILKEVSVPIQLGGGIRSVEYARELLDLDIERLIIGTMGIQHPETIEELSNEYGSDRIMISLDSKDNRVVIKGWQEKIDKSPAELSQEFKEHGAGSILFTNVDVEGLLGGFYTEPVEELKKSVDLPIVYSGGITTIDDIKKLNESGVEGIVIGSALYKDKIDLTEALKYQKR encoded by the coding sequence ATGTCATTTAAAAAAGATGAAATGTTAATAATGCCTGCAGTTGACATCAAGAACGGAAAATGTGTTCAGCTTGTTCAAGGCGAACCGGGAAGCGAAATGGTAGAAATAGAAAACCCTGAACTTGTTGCAAAACACTGGGAAGATTTGGGAGCAAAAAACATCCATGTAATTGACCTTGACGGAACAATCAATGGTGTTGCCAGCTTCGATATCATTAAGAAAATATTAAAAGAAGTTTCTGTTCCAATTCAGCTTGGCGGCGGAATAAGGAGTGTTGAATACGCACGCGAACTATTGGACCTGGACATTGAAAGGCTGATAATCGGGACAATGGGAATTCAACATCCTGAAACCATCGAAGAACTCTCAAATGAATATGGATCCGATAGGATTATGATTTCACTTGACAGCAAGGACAACAGAGTAGTCATTAAAGGATGGCAGGAAAAGATTGATAAAAGTCCCGCTGAACTCTCACAGGAGTTCAAGGAGCACGGTGCAGGAAGCATCTTATTTACAAACGTGGATGTTGAAGGGCTTTTGGGTGGATTTTACACAGAACCTGTAGAAGAGCTTAAAAAATCTGTTGATTTGCCTATTGTCTATTCCGGCGGAATTACAACAATAGATGATATTAAAAAATTAAATGAAAGTGGTGTGGAAGGTATTGTAATAGGCTCTGCACTTTATAAAGATAAAATTGATTTAACAGAAGCTTTAAAATACCAAAAGAGGTAA
- a CDS encoding adenylyltransferase/cytidyltransferase family protein gives MKKVMASGTFDLLHPGHGVYLEEAKNLGGYNSKLYVVVARDSTVEKRKRVPIIGENQRLELIKMLKPVDEAYLGNEEGDIFKIVEEIDPDIIAIGPDQTHNVEKLQKAVDKRGLKARVQRVKVYHKDELDSSCKIIKKIKKTNFEGKVLDNCED, from the coding sequence ATGAAAAAAGTAATGGCGAGCGGAACTTTTGATTTGCTCCATCCGGGACATGGAGTGTACTTGGAAGAAGCAAAAAATCTTGGAGGATACAATTCTAAACTTTATGTTGTTGTCGCACGAGACTCCACCGTAGAAAAAAGAAAAAGAGTCCCAATTATTGGAGAAAACCAACGTTTAGAATTAATTAAAATGTTAAAACCCGTTGATGAAGCTTATCTTGGTAACGAAGAAGGGGATATCTTTAAGATTGTAGAAGAAATCGACCCTGACATTATAGCAATTGGACCAGACCAAACCCATAATGTTGAAAAACTACAAAAAGCAGTAGATAAAAGAGGTCTTAAGGCTCGTGTCCAACGTGTTAAAGTTTACCATAAAGATGAACTTGACAGCAGCTGTAAAATTATTAAAAAAATTAAAAAAACCAACTTTGAAGGAAAAGTATTGGACAACTGTGAAGATTAA
- the argC gene encoding N-acetyl-gamma-glutamyl-phosphate reductase, whose product MFKVAIIGASGYTGGELLRMLLNHPEVEITDITSRQYDGTPAHKIHPHIRDSGLVFKNKSPSELDADVVFTATPHGASMKIVPDILETGAKVVDLSGDYRYRDIEVYEKWYGMEHTDKENKGAFGLPELYRDEIKKSRLVANPGCFPTGAILSSYPLVKNDLVDRIIIDSKTGVSGAGVNPSSTTHYPNIADNVNPYKISSHRHMSEIQQELHGFDDVKVSFTPHLVPVNRGIQTTSHSFLKEEYLNITPEEIREIYEKEFGDEYFIKLMDEGEIPHLSSVRGSNFVHIGGFEIDETGRLVMLSAIDNLVKGASGQAIQNMNILLGIDERAGLTHFGLHP is encoded by the coding sequence ATGTTTAAAGTAGCTATTATAGGAGCAAGTGGATATACTGGTGGAGAACTATTGAGAATGTTATTAAACCACCCTGAAGTAGAAATAACCGATATCACTTCAAGACAATATGATGGTACTCCAGCACACAAAATACATCCACACATTAGAGATTCAGGACTTGTATTTAAAAACAAAAGTCCATCAGAACTTGATGCAGATGTTGTATTTACTGCAACTCCTCATGGAGCATCAATGAAAATTGTTCCAGATATTTTAGAAACTGGTGCAAAAGTAGTTGACTTAAGCGGAGACTACAGGTACAGAGATATAGAAGTCTACGAAAAGTGGTATGGAATGGAACATACTGACAAAGAGAACAAAGGTGCATTCGGACTTCCTGAACTATACAGAGATGAAATTAAAAAGTCCAGACTGGTAGCCAACCCAGGATGTTTCCCAACCGGAGCAATCCTATCTTCATACCCGTTAGTTAAAAATGATTTGGTTGACAGAATCATTATCGATTCAAAAACCGGTGTAAGCGGAGCAGGAGTAAACCCATCAAGCACAACCCATTATCCAAACATTGCAGATAATGTAAATCCATATAAAATCTCTTCACACAGACATATGTCTGAAATACAACAGGAATTACATGGATTTGATGATGTGAAAGTTTCATTTACCCCACATTTAGTTCCAGTTAACAGAGGAATCCAAACCACAAGCCATAGTTTCTTAAAAGAAGAATATTTAAACATTACTCCGGAAGAAATTAGAGAAATATACGAAAAAGAATTCGGTGACGAATACTTCATTAAACTTATGGATGAAGGAGAAATTCCACATTTAAGCTCAGTTAGAGGATCCAACTTTGTACACATTGGAGGATTTGAAATTGATGAAACTGGAAGACTTGTTATGCTTTCAGCAATAGATAATCTCGTTAAAGGTGCATCTGGTCAAGCTATTCAAAACATGAATATCCTTCTTGGCATAGATGAACGCGCGGGATTGACACACTTCGGCCTACATCCTTAA
- a CDS encoding flavodoxin — protein MPTLIIYYSQGGTTELVAKTLAKNLKASLVKIHDLKNREGLKNKFLASISAFRESKTDIVPAKVDITDYDTIIFGTPTWTGNPTPAILTIIDRCNLTGKDVILFATMDSNRGDSNIERLEEKVKMRGARVIETFTIATKNKSPEKLVNDTEAIIEMKDLKMYTR, from the coding sequence ATGCCTACATTAATAATTTATTACTCACAGGGTGGAACTACTGAATTAGTAGCTAAAACATTAGCAAAAAATTTAAAAGCCAGCCTAGTGAAAATTCATGACTTAAAAAATCGTGAAGGGTTAAAAAATAAATTTTTAGCATCAATTAGTGCATTTAGAGAAAGTAAAACAGACATTGTTCCTGCAAAAGTTGATATAACAGATTATGATACAATAATCTTTGGAACACCAACCTGGACTGGAAATCCAACTCCAGCAATTTTGACAATTATCGACAGATGCAATTTAACTGGAAAAGATGTAATCCTATTTGCTACTATGGACAGCAATCGTGGAGATTCAAACATCGAAAGACTTGAAGAAAAAGTTAAAATGCGTGGAGCAAGAGTCATAGAAACATTCACAATTGCAACTAAAAATAAAAGCCCTGAAAAGTTAGTTAACGATACAGAAGCAATTATAGAAATGAAAGATTTAAAAATGTACACAAGGTAG
- the pyrI gene encoding aspartate carbamoyltransferase regulatory subunit, giving the protein MTKTNKSELKIKAIENGTVIDHITANKSLHILKILGLPDSETINVTIAMNVSSKELGRKDILKIENRELDHKELNQVALIAPKATINIIRNYETVKKDKIILPEKISSIIKCTNPKCITNYESEPITPIFNVVNKYPPVVRCHYCEKLIKTEDIDKQFE; this is encoded by the coding sequence TTGACTAAAACCAACAAATCAGAATTAAAAATTAAAGCTATTGAAAATGGAACAGTAATCGATCATATCACTGCAAACAAATCTCTACATATCCTTAAAATTTTAGGTCTTCCAGATTCCGAAACTATAAATGTTACAATAGCCATGAATGTATCTTCCAAAGAACTTGGTAGAAAGGACATTTTAAAAATTGAAAACAGGGAATTGGACCATAAGGAACTTAATCAGGTAGCATTAATTGCACCAAAAGCTACAATCAACATTATTAGGAATTATGAAACCGTCAAAAAGGATAAGATTATACTTCCTGAAAAAATTTCCTCAATTATCAAGTGTACAAACCCAAAATGCATTACAAATTATGAAAGTGAACCTATTACACCAATTTTCAATGTGGTTAACAAATATCCCCCAGTTGTTAGATGCCATTATTGTGAAAAATTAATAAAAACAGAAGATATCGATAAACAATTCGAATAA
- a CDS encoding GMC family oxidoreductase N-terminal domain-containing protein, with the protein MIVIVGSGAGGSILARELALDGKPVTILEKGPYINSKDAFNYYDKYSEDVDLLTTTCIGGSTIVSMSNMVRALDDELLDYDIDLSEAYEYVEDLVGVHQLDDSHIGKGTQAFLDAGYELGLNTLKMPKAIREEDCIQCGKCAFGCPADAKWSGKDYVDEAVEAGATLICEADVKEVLIENGKAVAVKYVKDNKEEIINAEKVVLSAGAINSALILRNSGIDEAGRELFFDPFVTVGGYIKDINFNTEVQMAGLVIGENFVLSPHFSSFIRANIPDDDVTDKDILSIMVKTPDECKGYVTDDGDVVKINTIQDIRYLAEGTATAGFILEKAGVDPKTIGSTVYRGAHPGGSAKIGEIVDSNLETEINDLFVCDASVLPISPGKPPILTILALSKRLADYLKKE; encoded by the coding sequence ATGATTGTTATTGTGGGCAGTGGTGCTGGCGGTTCAATATTGGCTCGTGAGCTTGCATTGGATGGAAAGCCAGTTACAATTTTAGAAAAAGGACCTTATATAAACTCAAAAGACGCTTTTAATTATTATGACAAATACTCAGAAGATGTTGATTTGCTAACAACTACCTGTATTGGCGGTTCAACAATAGTATCGATGTCAAATATGGTACGTGCTCTTGATGATGAATTGCTTGACTATGATATTGATTTGAGTGAAGCATATGAATATGTTGAAGATTTGGTGGGTGTACATCAACTGGATGATTCCCATATTGGAAAAGGCACTCAAGCATTTCTGGATGCGGGCTATGAACTGGGTCTCAATACTTTAAAAATGCCAAAAGCTATTCGCGAAGAGGATTGTATCCAATGCGGAAAATGTGCTTTCGGTTGTCCTGCAGATGCAAAATGGTCTGGAAAAGACTATGTGGATGAAGCAGTTGAAGCGGGTGCAACATTGATATGTGAAGCGGATGTAAAGGAAGTGCTGATTGAAAATGGAAAAGCCGTTGCCGTAAAATATGTCAAAGATAATAAAGAAGAAATCATTAATGCTGAAAAAGTAGTATTGTCTGCCGGAGCAATAAACTCTGCATTAATATTAAGGAATTCTGGAATTGATGAAGCGGGTAGGGAATTATTCTTCGATCCGTTTGTAACTGTTGGAGGATACATAAAAGACATCAACTTTAACACAGAAGTTCAAATGGCAGGTCTTGTAATCGGTGAAAACTTCGTATTGTCCCCTCATTTTTCATCATTCATCCGTGCAAATATCCCCGATGATGATGTAACCGATAAGGACATACTTTCAATAATGGTTAAGACTCCAGATGAATGCAAAGGATATGTGACCGATGACGGGGATGTCGTTAAAATTAATACTATTCAAGATATCAGATATCTTGCTGAAGGAACAGCTACTGCAGGTTTTATTCTAGAAAAAGCAGGTGTTGACCCAAAAACTATCGGTTCAACAGTTTATAGGGGAGCACATCCCGGTGGATCAGCAAAGATTGGTGAAATCGTAGACAGTAATCTGGAAACAGAAATAAATGATTTATTTGTCTGTGATGCAAGCGTATTGCCGATATCTCCTGGAAAACCACCAATATTAACAATACTTGCATTATCTAAAAGATTGGCGGATTACTTAAAAAAAGAATAG
- a CDS encoding TldD/PmbA family protein: MEEYIDLFERVIAQTSPKVDYIDIRTGIGENTSILMKDGDVDEINTGMSLAARVRVLNNGAWGFAYTTDLSKINEITDTAIKFSNSLKGDVKLSETEPIKDKVAVDVKIPFKDISIEEKKDMMKQANDSAAIEKVNSTTVSYGDSEINELFMNSEGSEIQVKKSRVRMALNASATNGEIIQFGHGSIGGVKGFEVIADTDIEEFGRKIGEKAVRLLDAKPAPSGNFPVIADPELTGVLIHEALGHAVEGDLILQNDSILKDKMGEQIASDIVNIFDDASLKDGFGYYPYDVEGVKTAPNQLVKEGKLVSLLNSRETASKLGMKSSGNARSLIADQPIVRMSNTYLQPGDNTFEELIEDIQDGIYLKGSRGGQVDTGKGIFQFNAAEGYIIEKGEIKTPLRDVSLSGNILETLKNIDAIGNDFKLSVGFCGKDGQTAPVGDGGPHTRILNALVGGMG, encoded by the coding sequence ATGGAAGAATATATTGATTTATTCGAAAGAGTTATTGCACAAACCAGCCCAAAAGTAGATTACATCGATATCAGAACCGGAATTGGAGAAAACACTTCCATACTAATGAAAGATGGTGATGTAGATGAAATCAACACCGGAATGAGCTTAGCAGCCAGAGTAAGAGTGCTAAACAATGGAGCATGGGGCTTTGCATATACCACAGACTTATCTAAAATAAATGAAATTACCGATACTGCCATTAAATTTTCAAACTCACTTAAAGGAGATGTTAAATTAAGTGAAACAGAACCAATTAAAGATAAAGTTGCAGTGGACGTGAAAATACCGTTTAAAGATATTTCTATCGAAGAGAAAAAAGACATGATGAAACAAGCAAATGATTCAGCAGCTATCGAAAAAGTAAACAGCACTACCGTGAGCTATGGAGATAGTGAGATAAATGAATTGTTTATGAACAGCGAAGGCAGTGAGATTCAAGTAAAAAAAAGTAGAGTAAGAATGGCTTTAAATGCATCTGCAACAAATGGAGAAATCATACAATTTGGACATGGAAGCATTGGTGGAGTAAAAGGATTTGAAGTGATTGCAGATACAGACATTGAAGAATTTGGAAGAAAAATAGGTGAAAAAGCCGTTAGATTACTTGATGCAAAACCTGCACCTTCAGGAAACTTCCCAGTCATAGCCGATCCCGAATTAACAGGCGTCCTAATACATGAAGCACTAGGGCATGCCGTAGAAGGAGATTTGATATTGCAAAACGATTCAATCCTAAAAGACAAAATGGGAGAACAAATCGCATCAGACATCGTAAATATCTTCGATGATGCAAGCTTAAAAGATGGATTCGGATACTACCCTTATGATGTGGAAGGAGTTAAAACTGCCCCAAACCAATTAGTAAAAGAAGGCAAATTAGTCTCCCTTCTAAATTCCAGAGAAACTGCATCCAAATTAGGTATGAAATCCTCTGGAAATGCAAGGTCACTAATAGCTGACCAACCTATTGTAAGAATGAGCAATACATATTTACAGCCTGGAGACAATACTTTTGAAGAACTAATCGAAGACATTCAGGATGGAATTTACCTTAAAGGTTCAAGAGGGGGCCAAGTTGATACAGGTAAAGGAATTTTCCAATTTAACGCTGCTGAAGGTTATATAATCGAAAAAGGTGAAATAAAAACACCATTAAGAGATGTTTCTTTATCTGGAAATATCTTAGAAACTCTTAAAAACATTGACGCTATTGGAAATGATTTTAAATTAAGTGTCGGATTTTGCGGTAAGGATGGGCAAACCGCACCAGTAGGTGATGGCGGACCACATACCAGAATCTTAAATGCATTAGTTGGAGGAATGGGATAA
- a CDS encoding TIGR00296 family protein — MISDNAGNYLLDLAKQSIKYYLENGEKMEKPKDYPIELDENLGVFVTLNKNNYLRGCIGYPEPILPAIDATMEVAIAAAVNDPRFPQVTMDEFESLDFEVTVLTKPELIIVAVPDQYFEEIEIGRDGLIIQKGYSRGLLLPQVATENKFGIEEFLEHTCMKAGISADSWMDESCDVYKFQGQIFK, encoded by the coding sequence ATGATAAGTGATAACGCTGGAAATTATTTGTTAGATTTAGCTAAACAATCAATTAAATATTATTTGGAAAATGGAGAGAAAATGGAAAAGCCTAAAGATTATCCGATAGAACTTGACGAAAACTTAGGCGTTTTTGTAACATTGAATAAAAACAATTACCTAAGGGGGTGCATTGGATATCCCGAACCTATTTTGCCTGCAATTGATGCTACAATGGAAGTCGCAATTGCCGCTGCAGTAAACGATCCAAGATTTCCTCAAGTAACAATGGATGAATTTGAAAGCCTTGATTTTGAAGTTACCGTACTGACAAAACCCGAGCTGATTATAGTAGCCGTTCCAGACCAATACTTTGAAGAAATTGAAATAGGCCGTGACGGACTAATAATTCAAAAAGGGTATTCAAGAGGTTTATTGCTCCCACAAGTAGCAACTGAAAACAAATTCGGTATTGAAGAGTTTTTAGAACATACATGCATGAAAGCAGGAATAAGTGCAGACAGTTGGATGGATGAAAGCTGTGATGTGTATAAATTCCAAGGACAAATTTTCAAATAG
- a CDS encoding NOG1 family protein produces the protein MMIPTIPTPQELLDKGFSRGKKQADLIRSQKIPKHLKGKRIEERRVVTSCQVIKDKLKSIIDAVPEIEELHPFYQDYIDITVGVDDMKQALGALNWAYGILTQLEKEYGAKIRKNPSEKATAIQKQAYGRIASVVNKIKKDLDFLDFAKQNLRNMPTIDFDATTIVIAGFPNVGKSTLLRQLSSADPQVANYPFTTKGIQIGHTERHWKHIQIIDTPGLLDRPVLEMNDIEMNAIVALEHLADAILFIFDASETCGFHLDNQYNLLKQIEKIFSEIPVIYLFNKMDLVEDREYLNQYIDDEENSIFISAIEGEGIEEINKKIDTIKKIDRSIEEEDDDYY, from the coding sequence ATGATGATACCAACAATACCCACTCCACAGGAATTGCTTGACAAGGGATTCAGCAGAGGTAAAAAACAGGCTGACTTAATCAGGAGTCAAAAAATACCTAAACACTTGAAAGGTAAAAGAATTGAAGAGAGAAGAGTAGTGACCTCCTGTCAGGTTATCAAAGATAAATTAAAATCAATTATAGATGCTGTTCCGGAAATCGAAGAATTGCATCCTTTCTATCAGGATTATATTGATATTACTGTAGGCGTAGATGATATGAAACAAGCTCTTGGAGCACTTAATTGGGCTTATGGCATATTGACACAACTTGAAAAAGAATATGGTGCAAAGATTAGGAAAAATCCATCTGAGAAAGCAACAGCAATACAAAAACAGGCTTATGGAAGGATTGCATCTGTTGTGAATAAAATCAAAAAGGATTTGGATTTCCTGGACTTTGCAAAACAAAACTTAAGAAACATGCCGACAATAGACTTTGATGCCACTACAATAGTTATTGCAGGTTTTCCGAATGTGGGAAAATCAACATTGCTCAGACAACTCAGCAGTGCAGATCCTCAAGTTGCAAACTATCCATTCACAACAAAAGGTATACAAATTGGCCACACAGAAAGACACTGGAAGCATATCCAAATCATCGATACACCAGGATTGCTTGATAGGCCTGTTTTAGAAATGAATGATATTGAAATGAATGCTATTGTAGCTCTTGAACATCTGGCTGATGCAATTCTATTCATTTTTGATGCATCTGAAACATGTGGATTCCACTTGGACAACCAGTACAATCTTTTAAAACAAATTGAAAAGATATTTTCAGAAATTCCTGTAATATACTTATTTAACAAAATGGACCTAGTTGAAGATAGGGAATACCTTAACCAATATATTGACGATGAAGAAAACTCAATTTTCATTTCTGCAATCGAAGGCGAAGGTATTGAGGAAATCAACAAAAAGATTGATACTATAAAAAAAATAGACCGCAGCATTGAAGAAGAAGATGATGATTACTACTAA
- a CDS encoding alpha/beta fold hydrolase, translating to MKKFLSINGIEICVDDTEEGENALLLIHGLTGDKTTMYPIRDMFKDDYRVITIDTRGHGESTRPKEYTIDDHADDIHEIISELNLEKADVLGYSMGSYIALRAAEVKCDDIDHLVLACTKPNGKTSSVARLLKEANLDITQVSQEEMMGVILKASLAPQSYEKALNGEFNIDEILNGEESYELNEEEKAAEDASLADFDNSNDYDKVKCKTLVIGGEYDGINPPELGREVADGIDGAEFELIKDAGHLAFAEQSEEFQKVIKDFLNQ from the coding sequence ATGAAAAAGTTTTTAAGCATAAATGGTATTGAAATTTGTGTAGATGATACAGAAGAGGGTGAAAATGCATTATTGCTGATTCATGGACTTACAGGTGATAAAACTACTATGTACCCAATAAGAGACATGTTTAAAGATGATTATCGGGTAATTACAATCGATACAAGAGGCCATGGTGAATCAACACGTCCTAAGGAATATACAATTGATGACCATGCAGATGACATTCATGAAATCATCAGTGAATTGAACTTGGAAAAAGCTGATGTCTTAGGCTATTCCATGGGGTCATACATTGCCCTTAGAGCAGCTGAAGTAAAATGTGATGATATAGATCATTTGGTTTTGGCATGCACTAAGCCAAACGGCAAAACTTCCTCTGTTGCAAGACTTTTAAAGGAAGCAAATCTTGACATCACCCAAGTTAGCCAGGAAGAAATGATGGGCGTCATATTAAAGGCCAGTCTTGCACCACAATCATATGAAAAAGCTCTTAATGGCGAATTTAATATTGATGAAATATTAAATGGTGAAGAAAGCTATGAATTGAATGAAGAGGAAAAGGCTGCAGAAGATGCATCTTTGGCCGACTTTGACAATTCAAATGATTATGATAAGGTAAAATGCAAGACATTGGTTATTGGTGGCGAATATGATGGCATTAATCCTCCTGAATTAGGTCGTGAAGTGGCAGATGGAATAGATGGTGCTGAATTCGAATTGATTAAAGATGCGGGCCATTTGGCTTTTGCAGAACAGAGTGAAGAATTCCAAAAGGTTATTAAAGACTTCCTAAATCAATAG
- a CDS encoding alpha/beta hydrolase fold domain-containing protein: MSKSLLAKILEAVLRATKLKYMDSKEEADKFIENPPETKVPKRPFKSKDMEGCEVFTFGDENAENTILYIHGGAYVLEINIFQLLHCRKLAKKLNAYVVAPVYPLAPHNKANQTYDLLTPLYEKLSSRKNLILMGDSAGGGFAYSFCQYIKNTDLPQPHRIITYSPWVDISMSNTPYNSEEDATLGDVGLREIGKTWAGDWDTQDYRVSPIFGDNTGLPDTLIFVGGAELFLDDIKKFAEKLKKDGIDAKLSIGEEMFHIYPVFPISESNQVVKEIQEYLNE, encoded by the coding sequence ATGTCAAAATCATTGCTTGCAAAAATACTAGAAGCCGTTTTAAGGGCAACCAAACTGAAATATATGGATTCAAAAGAAGAAGCAGATAAGTTTATAGAAAATCCTCCGGAAACAAAAGTACCAAAACGCCCATTCAAAAGCAAAGACATGGAAGGATGTGAAGTTTTCACTTTTGGAGATGAAAACGCTGAAAACACTATACTATACATCCATGGCGGTGCGTATGTGCTTGAAATAAACATTTTCCAACTGTTACACTGCAGGAAACTTGCAAAGAAGCTTAATGCATATGTAGTTGCACCAGTTTATCCTCTTGCTCCACACAATAAGGCAAACCAAACTTATGACCTCTTAACTCCATTATATGAAAAGCTGAGTTCAAGAAAGAATTTGATATTGATGGGTGACTCTGCAGGAGGCGGCTTTGCCTACTCATTTTGCCAGTATATTAAAAACACGGATCTTCCTCAACCACATAGGATTATAACATATTCCCCCTGGGTTGATATTTCAATGTCCAATACCCCCTATAACAGCGAAGAGGATGCGACTTTAGGAGATGTCGGGCTTCGTGAAATCGGCAAAACTTGGGCAGGAGATTGGGATACTCAGGACTATAGGGTAAGCCCAATTTTTGGAGACAATACTGGTTTGCCAGACACATTGATTTTTGTAGGTGGTGCAGAACTGTTTTTAGATGACATTAAAAAATTTGCCGAGAAACTGAAAAAAGACGGCATCGATGCGAAATTGAGCATCGGCGAAGAAATGTTCCACATCTATCCCGTATTTCCAATTTCTGAATCAAATCAGGTTGTGAAGGAAATACAGGAATATTTGAATGAATGA